The Meiothermus sp. genome segment TTGTTGTAGCACCCCCCACGTAACCAAACCCCCTCTCAGAATGGTTACGTTCTTAACTCATTTTGGTTACCTTCCCTCTCATATTGGTTACCTTTTGACGGTTTTTGTCACCTTGCCCTTGCTAGGGTGAGGGTATGCGCAGGGTGAGATGGTTTTTGTTGTCGCTGATTCTGCTGGCTTTGGGTTGGAAGGAATTGGGCTACGCCTGCACCCTCCCCGACTGTGTTCCACCGGGGGCGGTGCGCTCGGGGGGGCCTAGCGGTACTGGGCGCTGAGCCTCTTGACCCAGGATCGGGCCGCGGTGTAGCGGGGGTCTTGCGGGGGCAGGCGATGTAGGAGGGCCTCCCAGAGGGTGAGGTCGTCCGGGATTTGCTGGGCCAGGCAGTAGAGCAGCTCGAGGTCGGGCTGTTGCAGCACGGCTTCTTTGAGCTGCTCTTCGATGCGGTGGCGCAGGAGCTCGATGCCCGGGGCCTGGCTTCTGGGCAGGAGGGGGCCCTGGTAGAGGGCCAGGGCTTGGTAAAGCTGGTTTCGTTCCAGGGCTTCTTGCAGTTGTAGAAAGTCGGCCTCGATGGGGCTAAGGAGCCGGTAGGGGCGGCTCTGGACTTCCAGGCCCTGCTGGCGCAGGCGGCAGAGCTCGCTCCGGAGGGCCTGGGGGTTGGGTGTGGGGTAGAGCTCTTGGGCCAGCTTCTCCCCTTCGATCCCCTCAGGATGAGCCAGCAGCAGAGTGAGGAGTTCTATGCTGCGGGGCCTCAGGTTGGGGAAGCCCTGGAGCTGGGCTTTTCCCAGGGTTTGCAGGTAGGGGGTGGCTTGGGTAAGCGGGGGAAGTTCCGCTGGCAGGAAGAGGGCTCTAGCCTCGGGGCGGAGGGCGTGGGCCATGCGGCGGTAGGGCTCGGGGAGGGGCTCACTGTTGAGTGCGCAGAGGTGGGCCACCGCCCGCAGCGCCTCCTCGGCCCACTCGGCTTCCAGGGTGGGCAGGCAGTCTTCCAAAAGAGGGCGGGCCTCGGGCTGAGGGTAGCGGTACAGTCCTTCGGCCAGCAGCAGCAGGGCCTGGGGCAGGGCTTGGTTAGAAGGTTGAGCTTTAGTCGCCCGCAGCAGGCGGGCAAGCTGCGGGTCTGCCGGGGGAGTCGGGCGTGAGGAGGACGGGAAGCGGTCTTTGAACAGCAGCACCCAGAGGGGCAGGTCGTAGGGCAGCAGGTGGGGGCTATGGTAGCTACTTAGATAAGTTTGCAAGAGTTCCGGATTGACCTGCCCCTGCATCCGCTGCAGCAGCAAGGCCAGCCACAGGGCGTAGTAGCGCACCGGGGGGGCCTCGTGGGCCAGCAAGGGGGGCAGGGATTCCTCGAGCGCAGCGAGGGGCTCCTCTCCGGCATAAGCCAGCAGGGTCAGCTCCTCCAGGCGGTAGTGGGGCTGCTCGGGGGCCTGCAGAGCGGCCAGGCTGGCGTAGGAAAGGGCTTCCCCCCACCGCCCCAGCCGCCTGAGGGTGCGGGCCAGGGCATGGGCCAGGCGGGCCTGCTCTCCGGCTGGGGCGCCCTGGGCTTGGAGCTGGTGAAAGGCTTCCTGCAGGGCCAGCAGGCCATCGGCGGGCGGGAGCGAGAGGCCCAGGTGGTAGAGGGTCAGGGGGGTCTGGGCCGCCTGGGCCGCGGCCAGGGCCAGGCGGCGGTAGGCGGCGTGGTCGCCCTGCCGGAAGGCGGCGAAGCCCAGGAGGGCCAGGCGTTCGGCGCTTTCTGTCTCCTCCCGCGGCTGCCAGGCCTCCAGCAGGGCTGCGGCCTCGGCAGGCTTTCCCAAGGACAGCAGGGCCAGCGCCACCGCTTTAGCATCCCCCTGCTGCTGGGCCAGCGCGAGGGCCTCCGCGTAGCGGCCCCGCCGGTAAAGGGCCAGGGCGTCCATGGGGGGAGTATAGCAAGCCGTGCCCCTCCCCACTTGAGGCTCGGGAACGAATGCCAAACTTTCGCCGGGTGCGGTTGTGGAGAGAACAGGAACAACCAGGTCTGCAAGGATCCGTATCGGCAATGTGGAGCATTCTAAAATGTGGTACGATTCAATTATGAAACACCCCGTGGTGCAACAAGCCGTACAGCTAGGGGTCAAAGGGCGTCTGGTACTACCGGCTGGGGTGCGCCGGGTTTTGCGGCTGCGGGAGGGGGATCGCCTGCTGCTGCGGCTGCGGGACGATGGGGTAATCGAGTTGGTCAAGGCGGAGGAAGTTGTACTGGGGAGCAAGGGTCTGTTGCAGCGTCTCTATCCGGCCCTGAAGGGGAAAACACTGGCTCAAGAACTGATCCAGGAACGGCGCAGGGAGGCCCTGCAGGAATGAGCGTGGTGCTGGATGCCTCGGCCTTGCTAGCCTACCTCAACCAGGAGGCGGGGGCTGAGGAAGTCGCTCGGCAGATGGTTGGGGGCGGTTTTATTAGCGCCGTGAATCTGGCCGAAGTCTACAGCAAGGTGGCCGAGTGGGGCCAGGACGTGCACCTGCTGGAGCAGGCCCTGGTGCGGCAGGGTTTGCTGGGGGGTGTATTGGAGGTGGTGCCCTTCGGCCCTGAAGACGTCCAGCTTGTAGCAACGCTGCGACCCTTGACCAAGGCCCAGGGGCTATCCCTGGGAGATCGGGTCTGTCTGGCGTTGGCTATGCGACTGAAATTGCCAGCCATCACCACCGACAGCGCCTGGAACAACCTGGAAGCAGGGGTTGAGGTGCGGGTGGTGCGTTAGGGCAGGCTCCGCCTATAGGTCAGCGCCTCGGCCAGGTGGGCTTCCTGGATGGGTTCTGAGTTCGAGAGGTCGGCGATGGTGCGGGCTGTCCGCAGGATGCGGTCGTAGCTGCGGGCGGTGAGGGCTAAGCGTTTAGTAGCCGCTTGCAAGAGGGCCTCACTGGAGGGGGAAAGCACCGTGTGCTGCCGTAGCGCTCTACCGAAGAGTTCGCTGTTGGGCTTTCCCTGGCGGGCCTTCATCTTTTCCCGAGCCAGGCGCACCCGTTCCCGCACTGCGGCGGTGGACTCCCCTTCCGGGGCGCGGGCGAGTTCGGCGGGGGTGAGGCGGGGGACTTCCACCACCAGGTCGAAGCGGTCGAGCAAGGGGCCGGAGATGCGGTTCACGTACCGGGTGCGCTGGGTAGGGGTGCAGCTGCAGGGTCTTTCCGGGTCGCCGTGCCAGCCGCAGGGGCAGGCGTGTGCAGGGCAATCGGGGGATTCCCGTTCAGGTGGGGTACGTTCTTCCCCGCAAGAAGCCGGGGCCGGTGGGCAAGATAGAGCTACGAGCTTTGTTGGTAGACGAGCACCGCCGGACAGGAGCCGGTGCCCGCAGCCTGGCTCGGAAGTATGGGGTGAGCAGCGGGACGGCCTG includes the following:
- a CDS encoding AbrB/MazE/SpoVT family DNA-binding domain-containing protein, whose product is MKHPVVQQAVQLGVKGRLVLPAGVRRVLRLREGDRLLLRLRDDGVIELVKAEEVVLGSKGLLQRLYPALKGKTLAQELIQERRREALQE
- a CDS encoding type II toxin-antitoxin system VapC family toxin, with the protein product MSVVLDASALLAYLNQEAGAEEVARQMVGGGFISAVNLAEVYSKVAEWGQDVHLLEQALVRQGLLGGVLEVVPFGPEDVQLVATLRPLTKAQGLSLGDRVCLALAMRLKLPAITTDSAWNNLEAGVEVRVVR